ATGCTCCGGACACAGTTGCCCGATAACCCCGATCTAACGTCATATTTCTTGTAGATATTGGCGAAGACCAGAGAAACCGATGCCAGCAGTATACATATAGATAAGATGGATCGTTTCATAGTTTCCTTTCTTTATATCCCCTGTTTGCAGGAGCTATATATCCTGCGTATTGGATCTATATACCCAACACGCAGGGCATATATACCCAACAGATTGGATATATAGCTCCTGTAAACAGGGTAATTAGCCCCTTTATAGAAGCCTTTATTTCACATCATCCCACGTATCTGTACGGAACGGGAAAGCACTCAATCCGAAAGTATTCCGCAGCGTGATATTTCTCACATAATTGCGGAAAGCATAGCGCACGGCAACCGGTTGGGCTACCTCTTCACTCCACGCTTCTACTGTGTTGGTACGTCCTACAATCTTTGCTTTCGCCGGATAGAACTTCTTGTCCGCTCCCGCAATCTCAAATCCTTCCAGTTCGGAGAAAGTAGGGAACAACCCCGCAGGTGCATTATCGAATGTCACTATGGCCTTTTTGTCCGCATAGTCCACTTTGGTCATCATCGGGCCGTTGGATGGCAACCGGCGGATACCGTATGTCTTAGTCAATGCAAGCGTAGCCAACCGAAGCCCTACTACATCCTTCTGTGGCGGATGGATGCAGAATTCATCACCGATATCCGTAGTGGGTACAATGCCCGAATTAGGGATTGTTTTCAGTGCTTCCACTTGTGCTTCCCGCAATAAAGCGGCTCCCGTATTGCTGCTGTTTTCATATTTGTAAGGAGCAATCTGCACATAATAGAAAGGCATATCGGGTGCTTCCCACATATTTCTCCATAGTTGTACCATAGCACTCATCATCGGTGCGTAAAATTGGTAATTGGATATATTTGATTCCCCTTGATACCATAGGAAACCGCGTGCCGTGAAGTTTTTTATGGGGTACAACATAGAGTTGTACAAACATTCCAGACGTTGGTGTATATCCCGTTTAGGGCTTTTGGCAGCTTCCATGTCCATCCCCTCGATAGTACCCAAAGTCGGTTCGTCCATCCATGCTTCGATTCGTGAACCACCCCAACTGTTGATGACCAGTCCTACCGGAAGATGGAGACTTTCAGTCAGTTGGCGGGCAAAGAAATAGGCGGCGGCACTGCAATCAATCGTGGTTTCGGGTGACGATACTTCCCATTTCCTTTTTTCAAAATCCGTGCGACGTTTTGTTTCTTTTGTCCTCGGTACGGTGATGAACCGGATACGGTCACGGTAGTTACCTGCATTCAGCAGCGTTTCGAGCGAGTTGTCTATGGGTTGTGCCGTATTTCCCATCATGCGCATTTCCATGTTCGACTGTCCGGAGCAGATCCACACCTCCCCTATCAGTATATCCGAGAGAGTGACCGGAGTGCCGTCACTGATCGTAATAGAATAAGGAGTATAGCTTCCTTCGGGAGTGTCTACTTTCACCAGCCAGGCCCCGTCTTTATCTGTAGATGCCTGATAAGTCCGGTTGTTCCACGAAGTGGTGACGGTTACTTTTTTGCCGTCCGCCCAACCCCATAACTTAACGGAGCTGT
The DNA window shown above is from Bacteroides faecium and carries:
- a CDS encoding sialate O-acetylesterase translates to MKKHFLLLILSFLFLPIAQGKVKLPAMMGDHMVLQQNSSVKLWGWADGKKVTVTTSWNNRTYQASTDKDGAWLVKVDTPEGSYTPYSITISDGTPVTLSDILIGEVWICSGQSNMEMRMMGNTAQPIDNSLETLLNAGNYRDRIRFITVPRTKETKRRTDFEKRKWEVSSPETTIDCSAAAYFFARQLTESLHLPVGLVINSWGGSRIEAWMDEPTLGTIEGMDMEAAKSPKRDIHQRLECLYNSMLYPIKNFTARGFLWYQGESNISNYQFYAPMMSAMVQLWRNMWEAPDMPFYYVQIAPYKYENSSNTGAALLREAQVEALKTIPNSGIVPTTDIGDEFCIHPPQKDVVGLRLATLALTKTYGIRRLPSNGPMMTKVDYADKKAIVTFDNAPAGLFPTFSELEGFEIAGADKKFYPAKAKIVGRTNTVEAWSEEVAQPVAVRYAFRNYVRNITLRNTFGLSAFPFRTDTWDDVK